Proteins encoded in a region of the Rutidosis leptorrhynchoides isolate AG116_Rl617_1_P2 chromosome 9, CSIRO_AGI_Rlap_v1, whole genome shotgun sequence genome:
- the LOC139869452 gene encoding GATA transcription factor 19: MVYPIAYNGESQSPTYTSVVDCTLSLGTPSTRLIVDNHYERMNINERRPNWSSNYCWDILQSSNKPINNFDGAPDSLLLRRCANCDTTSTPLWRNGPRGPKSLCNACGIRFKKEERRATAVATVTAGGGDTAETHHYQPMMNGNMWAPQHKLPSFYSPVNVNEFRIIDDVDDRDSPYISWRLNVTERPGLVNGFTR, from the exons ATGGTGTATCCAATCGCATACAATGGAGAATCACAATCACCAACTTATACTTCTGTTGTTGATTGTACACTTTCTTTAGGTACACCATCTACTCGTTTGATCGTTGATAACCATTATGAGAGAATGAACATTAATGAAAGAAGACCTAATTGGTCATCTAATTATTGTTGGGATATTTTGCAATCTTCAAATAAACCTATTAACAACTTTGACGGTGCTCCTGATTCTTTACTCTTGAGACGGTGTGCTAATTGTGACACCACTTCTACTCCTCTTTGGAGAAATGGCCCCCGGGGCCCTAAG TCTTTATGCAACGCATGTGGAATCAGATTCAAGAAGGAAGAGAGAAGAGCAACTGCGGTGGCGACAGTGACAGCCGGTGGTGGTGATACGGCGGAGACACACCATTACCAGCCGATGATGAACGGAAACATGTGGGCTCCACAACATAAACTGCCGTCATTTTACTCACCTGTGAATGTAAACGAGTTTAGAATTATTGATGACGTGGACGACAGAGATTCTCCATACATATCGTGGCGTCTGAATGTCACAGAGAGACCTGGACTGGTCAATGGTTTCACGAGATGA